A single genomic interval of Rosistilla ulvae harbors:
- a CDS encoding phosphoglycerate mutase family protein, producing MSRFNSRFEDPVSMSTSARTICQALFGLWVVLGTLNATPLFAQADPTDATTTFLVVRHAERDGNLDKLTKTGLQRSQILASLGIALNVQAIYSTDTQRTKGTVQPLATAAGTEIQIYKTPSEDWIAELAHKHAGEVVLIVGHSNTAGVIAGMLAKRKHLELAHDEYDALFIIRVSASETRSVRLRYGASSAGASSADPDKMGTLVPAR from the coding sequence ATGAGCCGATTCAATAGCCGATTTGAAGATCCAGTCAGTATGTCCACTAGCGCGCGAACCATCTGCCAAGCATTGTTTGGGCTGTGGGTCGTGCTTGGCACGCTGAATGCCACACCGCTGTTTGCCCAAGCGGATCCCACCGATGCCACCACAACTTTTCTTGTCGTTCGGCACGCCGAGCGAGATGGCAACTTGGACAAGCTGACGAAGACTGGCCTGCAACGTTCACAAATTCTTGCTTCGCTCGGCATTGCACTGAATGTGCAAGCGATTTATTCGACCGATACCCAACGGACGAAAGGTACAGTGCAACCGCTGGCAACGGCTGCCGGTACCGAGATCCAAATCTATAAGACACCGAGCGAAGATTGGATCGCTGAGCTTGCGCACAAACATGCTGGTGAAGTCGTTTTGATCGTTGGCCATTCCAATACAGCTGGCGTGATCGCGGGCATGCTTGCGAAGCGAAAACACCTTGAGCTCGCCCACGACGAATACGACGCACTGTTTATCATTCGAGTATCCGCTTCCGAAACGCGATCCGTGCGGCTGCGATACGGAGCTTCGTCTGCCGGGGCTTCGTCAGCCGATCCAGACAAGATGGGAACGCTTGTACCAGCTCGCTGA